From Haloarcula hispanica ATCC 33960, the proteins below share one genomic window:
- a CDS encoding cation:proton antiporter domain-containing protein — translation MAGSSGLLIPLVAGIIGLGVLAQVLAARLRVPSIIFYLLVGVIIGQPGLGIIGDGTFGGALSAIVGLAVAIIVFEGAYHLRFDRLREAPAATFRLVTVGAAIALVGTAIAVKFAFNSAAVSWNLAFLIGALLVATGPTVITPILNVVPVRDRVAAALETEGIVNDVTAAIIAVVIFETVNPAASSEGLLRAFALRLGTGLLVGLLVAGVVYYLLQYVDLSPGDAPRNSRLLVLAGALIAYAGANTIATEAGVAAAATAGMALGNVDHPYEEDIEEFKGDITLLVLSFVFIALAAQLELASLIDVGLSGIIVVLAVALVIRPLLVFVSAVGDRFTTNEKLFVSFVGPRGIIPASVATLFAVELNAAAEEVTGAQAELLGTQADILLGTVFLVIFATALFEGGLARFIAEKLDVIPMRVIIVGGGQVGRALAARLEDRGENVVIIEQEEESVERARNEGYAVEIGDGTDTDMLRSAGADNAKTVVAATGDDDANLLVSQLASSKFGVDRVIARANNPDNVEAFEDLGVRTISSAMATAWAIDNQIERPAIAHWMTDIGRSGDVQEVEVKNPDLIGKPISEVGPMLPDACLVALVSGELHENAEVPTADYVLEEGDMVTLLGRRESVRDGMKMVSGD, via the coding sequence TGTCATCATCGGCCAGCCCGGACTGGGCATCATCGGTGACGGCACCTTCGGCGGGGCGCTGTCCGCCATCGTCGGCTTAGCGGTCGCAATCATCGTCTTCGAGGGGGCCTACCACCTCCGGTTCGACCGTCTGCGTGAAGCCCCGGCTGCGACGTTCAGACTCGTTACCGTCGGTGCGGCTATCGCACTGGTGGGTACCGCTATCGCCGTCAAGTTCGCGTTCAACTCCGCGGCCGTCTCCTGGAATCTCGCGTTCCTGATCGGTGCGCTGCTGGTCGCAACCGGGCCGACGGTCATCACGCCGATCCTCAACGTCGTTCCGGTTCGGGACCGCGTCGCGGCCGCGCTGGAGACGGAGGGGATCGTCAACGACGTGACCGCGGCGATCATCGCCGTCGTCATCTTCGAGACGGTCAATCCGGCGGCGTCGAGCGAGGGGCTGTTGCGGGCGTTCGCGCTTCGATTGGGGACGGGGCTACTCGTTGGTCTCCTCGTCGCTGGCGTAGTGTACTACCTCCTCCAGTACGTCGACCTCTCGCCCGGTGACGCGCCGCGGAACTCCCGACTGCTCGTGCTCGCCGGGGCGCTCATCGCCTACGCGGGTGCGAACACGATAGCGACCGAGGCCGGCGTCGCCGCCGCCGCGACGGCGGGGATGGCGCTCGGGAACGTCGACCACCCCTACGAGGAAGACATCGAGGAGTTCAAAGGCGACATCACGCTGCTGGTGCTGTCGTTCGTGTTCATCGCGCTGGCGGCCCAGTTGGAGCTCGCGTCGCTCATCGACGTCGGACTGTCTGGCATTATCGTCGTTCTCGCCGTCGCGCTGGTCATCCGGCCGTTGCTGGTGTTCGTCTCGGCCGTCGGTGACCGGTTTACGACCAACGAGAAACTGTTCGTCAGCTTCGTCGGCCCGCGCGGTATTATTCCGGCATCTGTCGCCACGCTGTTTGCCGTTGAACTGAACGCCGCGGCCGAGGAAGTCACCGGGGCACAGGCCGAACTACTGGGGACGCAGGCGGATATCTTGCTGGGCACCGTCTTCCTTGTCATCTTTGCGACCGCCCTGTTTGAGGGCGGACTGGCGCGATTCATCGCGGAAAAACTGGATGTGATACCAATGCGAGTCATCATCGTCGGCGGCGGACAGGTGGGCCGAGCGCTCGCCGCACGCCTCGAAGACCGGGGCGAGAACGTCGTCATCATCGAGCAGGAAGAAGAGAGCGTCGAACGAGCCCGCAACGAGGGGTACGCCGTCGAGATCGGCGATGGAACCGACACCGATATGTTGCGGTCGGCCGGTGCGGACAACGCCAAGACCGTCGTCGCGGCGACCGGCGACGACGACGCGAACCTGCTGGTGTCACAGCTTGCGAGTTCGAAGTTCGGCGTCGACCGGGTCATCGCCCGCGCGAACAACCCGGACAACGTCGAGGCCTTCGAGGACCTCGGCGTTCGGACCATCTCCTCGGCGATGGCGACGGCCTGGGCCATCGACAACCAGATCGAGCGCCCGGCCATCGCCCACTGGATGACCGACATCGGTCGCAGCGGGGATGTCCAGGAAGTCGAAGTCAAGAACCCGGACCTCATCGGCAAGCCGATCAGTGAGGTCGGGCCGATGCTGCCCGACGCCTGTCTGGTCGCGCTCGTCAGCGGCGAGCTCCACGAGAATGCCGAAGTACCCACGGCCGACTACGTCCTCGAAGAGGGCGACATGGTGACGCTGCTGGGCCGTCGGGAGTCCGTCCGCGACGGGATGAAAATGGTCAGTGGCGACTAG
- a CDS encoding DUF7351 domain-containing protein produces the protein MRVDESPETDADIDPATAFSVIASETRLDILEALWRAEDRPVRFSELFDAVELADSGQFNYHLQELTGQFVSQGADGYDLRHAGAQVIRAVRAGTFTRTPDIDPFPVAGACTRCGGGLLAEYADEQFAIDCEDCGKAHGEYPFPPGGLVDRTPAEVATAFAERVRHLHCLAADGVCPDCAGRMRTDISRDGDCCLDVSVRAEFVCEQCRHELCSPVGLTLLDDSRVTAFYDDHGVDLSSRPYWTLPWCVDDQYTTVEGTDPWRLAVRIPLAEAELTAYLDRDLQPVEFERQACGH, from the coding sequence ATGCGAGTCGATGAGTCCCCCGAAACTGATGCCGACATCGACCCGGCGACGGCGTTCTCGGTCATCGCGAGCGAGACGCGCCTGGACATCCTAGAGGCGCTGTGGCGCGCTGAGGACCGGCCGGTTCGCTTCTCGGAACTGTTCGATGCCGTAGAACTGGCCGACAGCGGGCAGTTCAACTATCACCTGCAGGAGCTCACCGGCCAGTTCGTCAGCCAGGGAGCGGACGGATACGACCTCCGGCACGCCGGGGCGCAGGTCATCCGCGCGGTGCGGGCAGGAACGTTCACGCGGACGCCCGATATCGACCCGTTCCCGGTGGCCGGGGCCTGTACGCGGTGTGGCGGCGGTCTGCTGGCCGAGTACGCCGACGAGCAGTTCGCCATCGACTGCGAAGACTGCGGGAAGGCCCACGGCGAGTATCCGTTCCCGCCGGGCGGCCTGGTCGACCGGACACCGGCGGAAGTCGCGACGGCCTTCGCCGAGCGGGTGCGACACCTCCACTGTCTGGCCGCTGACGGCGTCTGCCCGGACTGCGCCGGCCGGATGCGGACAGATATATCTCGTGATGGCGACTGCTGTCTCGACGTGTCGGTCCGCGCCGAGTTCGTCTGTGAACAGTGTCGGCACGAACTCTGTTCGCCCGTCGGGCTGACACTACTGGACGACTCCCGCGTCACGGCGTTCTACGACGACCACGGCGTCGACCTGTCGAGTCGCCCCTACTGGACGCTCCCCTGGTGTGTCGACGACCAGTACACGACCGTCGAAGGCACCGACCCGTGGCGACTCGCGGTCCGGATTCCGCTGGCCGAGGCGGAACTGACCGCCTATCTGGACAGGGACCTCCAGCCAGTCGAGTTCGAGCGGCAGGCCTGCGGGCACTGA
- a CDS encoding pyridoxamine 5'-phosphate oxidase family protein, with the protein MTIDTLEAAGLTRMDDSNIAAFLSNQRVGVLGLPTGNGPYMIPLSFGYDGDRSLYFTFIGGSASRKQQLTEAAADAAVLVYKVESMFHWESVLLQGGIEAVPESEWDELADVLDTAWRPELLEDAIEDGDIAVYRFHIDEKEGLRHAGLPPAFEQE; encoded by the coding sequence ATGACAATAGATACCCTCGAAGCGGCCGGACTCACGCGCATGGACGACAGCAACATCGCGGCGTTTCTGTCGAACCAGCGGGTCGGCGTGCTGGGCCTGCCGACCGGGAACGGACCGTACATGATTCCCCTGTCGTTCGGGTACGACGGTGACCGGTCGCTGTATTTCACCTTCATCGGTGGGTCGGCAAGTCGTAAACAACAGTTGACCGAGGCGGCAGCGGACGCGGCCGTGCTCGTGTACAAGGTCGAATCGATGTTCCACTGGGAGAGCGTCCTGCTGCAGGGCGGCATCGAGGCCGTCCCCGAGTCCGAGTGGGACGAACTCGCAGACGTGCTCGATACGGCGTGGCGGCCGGAACTGCTCGAGGACGCTATCGAGGACGGCGACATCGCAGTCTATCGGTTCCACATCGACGAGAAGGAGGGGCTCAGACACGCCGGTCTGCCGCCGGCGTTCGAACAGGAGTGA
- a CDS encoding MBL fold metallo-hydrolase, with amino-acid sequence MEVTLLGTGDTTGTPTVQCDCDTCERARDPDEELRARVRERGIDPTGGVERSRFSVAVANDETGESLLIDLSPDFRHQFLREGVPLPDAAIVTHVHFDHLDGLGNAYRLFDELPVHAADETDPVTGESVAEGVRSRYDYLDTVSVHAQTPFEPFIVAGFEVTLVPVTHPPLLCYGLRIEEPQTGAVLSISGDTCYDVPDRSKSVLTGADLALVEGIVHPEACEYHPKGGTHHDEDGVPRTFGTKHMTLPGARDFAADIEADDYRIVHTAHYVPADRAFADDIGLDGERFTL; translated from the coding sequence ATGGAGGTCACGCTGCTTGGGACCGGCGACACGACGGGGACGCCGACTGTCCAGTGCGACTGTGACACCTGTGAACGGGCGCGCGACCCCGACGAGGAACTCCGGGCTCGCGTCCGCGAGCGCGGCATCGACCCAACGGGCGGCGTCGAGCGGTCGCGCTTCTCCGTCGCCGTGGCGAACGACGAAACCGGGGAGTCGCTACTCATCGATCTGAGCCCCGATTTCCGCCACCAGTTCCTCCGCGAAGGGGTCCCGCTGCCGGACGCGGCTATCGTCACGCACGTCCACTTCGACCATCTCGACGGTCTCGGGAACGCCTATCGCCTGTTCGACGAGCTGCCGGTCCACGCCGCCGACGAGACAGACCCGGTCACGGGTGAGAGTGTCGCAGAGGGCGTCCGGAGCCGCTATGACTACCTCGATACGGTGTCTGTCCACGCACAGACGCCGTTCGAGCCGTTCATCGTCGCCGGCTTCGAGGTGACGCTCGTCCCGGTCACGCACCCGCCACTGCTGTGCTACGGCCTGCGAATCGAGGAACCACAGACCGGCGCGGTGCTGTCGATTTCCGGCGACACCTGCTACGACGTGCCCGACCGCTCGAAATCAGTGCTGACCGGGGCCGACCTCGCGCTCGTCGAGGGTATCGTCCATCCGGAAGCCTGCGAGTACCACCCGAAAGGCGGGACGCACCACGACGAGGATGGCGTCCCGCGGACGTTCGGCACGAAACACATGACCTTGCCCGGCGCGCGGGACTTCGCCGCCGACATCGAGGCCGACGACTACCGCATCGTCCACACCGCACATTACGTCCCCGCGGACAGGGCCTTCGCCGATGACATCGGTCTCGACGGCGAGCGGTTCACGCTCTAA
- a CDS encoding thiolase family protein: MPTPVIVDAVRTPQGKEDGALAGVRSEDLSVPLINQLLASTGVEAEDVDDLLWGCAQQRGEQGNNMARVIALLSDLGESVPASTINRWCASSAEALMRAADAIAAGQRDVLIAGGVESMSRVQMDENTHNVHPRLAEHYNIGELQMGMTAEKVASEMEVARQEQDEYALRSHQRAADATESGRFDDEIVPIDTEDGQLEADEGIRPDTTLEKLSQLPTVFKSDGSVTPGNASQVSDGAAGLMVTSREFAEDRGLDILAEIGSHEVAGVDPTVMGIGPVPAVRKLTERTDRETDDYDLVELNEAFASQCLYCQRELGFDDDIYNVNGGAIAIGHPLGASGARLPVTLVHEMNRRDAELGLATECVGFGQGAAIEFRLP, from the coding sequence ATGCCCACACCTGTCATCGTGGATGCAGTCAGAACGCCACAGGGAAAGGAGGACGGCGCACTCGCCGGCGTCCGGAGCGAAGACCTCTCTGTGCCGCTTATCAACCAGTTGCTCGCGTCGACCGGCGTCGAGGCCGAGGACGTTGACGACCTGCTGTGGGGCTGTGCCCAGCAGCGCGGGGAACAGGGCAACAACATGGCTCGCGTCATCGCGCTGTTGTCGGACCTCGGCGAGAGCGTCCCCGCATCGACCATCAACCGCTGGTGTGCGTCTTCCGCCGAAGCGCTGATGCGGGCCGCCGACGCCATCGCGGCCGGCCAGCGCGACGTGCTCATCGCCGGCGGCGTCGAGTCGATGTCCCGCGTGCAGATGGACGAGAACACCCACAACGTCCATCCGCGACTGGCCGAGCACTACAATATCGGCGAGCTTCAGATGGGAATGACCGCCGAGAAGGTCGCCAGCGAGATGGAGGTCGCCCGACAGGAACAGGACGAGTACGCGCTCCGGAGCCACCAGCGCGCCGCCGACGCGACGGAGTCCGGTCGCTTCGACGACGAAATCGTCCCAATCGATACCGAGGACGGCCAGCTCGAAGCAGACGAGGGTATCCGCCCGGACACCACGCTCGAAAAGCTGTCCCAGCTACCGACAGTGTTCAAGTCGGACGGGTCAGTCACACCCGGCAACGCCTCGCAGGTTTCCGACGGCGCGGCGGGGCTGATGGTCACGTCGCGCGAGTTCGCAGAAGACCGCGGGCTCGACATCCTGGCGGAGATCGGTTCCCACGAAGTCGCCGGCGTCGACCCGACCGTGATGGGTATCGGCCCGGTCCCCGCTGTCCGGAAACTCACCGAGCGCACCGACCGTGAGACGGACGACTACGACCTGGTGGAACTCAACGAGGCCTTCGCCTCCCAGTGCCTGTACTGCCAGCGCGAACTCGGCTTCGACGACGACATCTACAACGTCAACGGCGGCGCAATCGCCATCGGCCACCCGCTCGGGGCCTCCGGCGCGCGCCTTCCGGTGACGCTCGTCCACGAGATGAACCGCCGCGACGCGGAGCTCGGCCTGGCGACGGAGTGTGTCGGCTTCGGCCAGGGTGCGGCAATCGAGTTCCGACTGCCCTGA
- a CDS encoding ATP-binding protein, whose amino-acid sequence MSNPELDVVEFLLTATIYSERRDLEPDDLPASYRSVFWSDGEIERPLSVTNTTASEATGVERPWAAISGLMFTDRDDFSGSISMTDRDLAEEWFLERVDAAALEDNPVLAKAFEDQVEGADYERAREQNRPSRADRAFIDAKLEEAFDTDDEDDEEMLDLVDVRAPEEVEMTLADLVLTTDQEDEIQKIVKAIEHRDYLARIGLREIGKLLFVGPPGTGKTSVARALAHDLDLPFVEVKLSMITSQYLGETAKNVEKVFEVAKRLSPCILFMDEFDFVAKTRSSDEHAAIKRAVNTLLKSIDEISLIQDEVLLIGATNHPDQLDAAAWRRFDEIVNFPKPDHGMRADILRIVTQQMEIDDFDPETLAELTEGLTGSDLRLVLREAVLNALTEERTTLTQQDLEDAIIDFEERDNLKNMDMMDGDADALVAGSGGFSGDGGSDHDHDHDH is encoded by the coding sequence ATGAGCAATCCGGAACTGGATGTCGTTGAGTTTCTGCTGACGGCCACTATCTACAGCGAGCGGCGGGACCTCGAACCGGACGACCTGCCGGCCTCGTACCGGTCCGTCTTCTGGAGCGACGGCGAGATCGAACGGCCGCTGTCGGTCACCAACACGACCGCGAGCGAGGCCACCGGCGTCGAGCGGCCCTGGGCGGCCATCTCCGGCCTGATGTTCACCGACCGCGACGACTTCTCGGGGAGCATCTCCATGACGGACCGCGACCTCGCCGAGGAGTGGTTCCTCGAACGGGTCGATGCCGCGGCCCTCGAAGACAATCCGGTCCTGGCGAAAGCCTTCGAGGACCAGGTCGAGGGCGCTGACTACGAGCGGGCCCGCGAGCAGAACCGACCGTCGCGCGCCGACCGCGCGTTCATCGACGCCAAACTGGAGGAGGCGTTCGACACCGACGACGAGGACGACGAGGAGATGCTGGACCTCGTGGACGTTCGCGCCCCCGAAGAGGTGGAGATGACCCTGGCCGACCTGGTGTTGACCACCGACCAGGAAGACGAGATACAGAAAATCGTCAAAGCCATCGAGCACCGCGACTACCTCGCCCGCATCGGCCTGCGAGAGATCGGGAAACTGCTGTTCGTCGGTCCGCCGGGGACCGGCAAGACCAGCGTCGCCCGGGCGCTGGCCCACGACCTCGACCTCCCGTTCGTCGAAGTGAAGCTGTCGATGATTACCAGCCAGTACCTCGGCGAGACGGCCAAGAACGTCGAGAAGGTGTTCGAGGTCGCCAAGCGGCTCTCGCCGTGTATCCTCTTCATGGACGAGTTCGACTTCGTCGCCAAGACCCGGTCCTCCGACGAACACGCCGCCATCAAGCGCGCTGTCAACACCCTGCTCAAGAGCATTGACGAGATATCCTTGATTCAGGACGAGGTGCTGCTCATCGGCGCGACGAACCACCCGGACCAGCTCGACGCCGCCGCCTGGCGGCGCTTCGACGAGATCGTGAACTTCCCCAAGCCGGACCACGGGATGCGCGCGGATATCCTCCGTATCGTCACCCAGCAGATGGAGATCGACGACTTCGACCCCGAGACGCTGGCGGAGCTAACCGAGGGACTGACCGGCAGCGACCTCCGGCTCGTGCTCCGTGAGGCCGTCCTCAACGCCCTGACCGAGGAGCGGACCACGCTGACCCAGCAGGACCTTGAAGACGCCATCATCGACTTCGAGGAGCGGGACAACCTCAAGAACATGGACATGATGGACGGCGACGCCGACGCGCTGGTCGCCGGGAGCGGCGGCTTCTCCGGCGACGGTGGCAGCGACCACGACCACGATCACGACCACTGA
- a CDS encoding NUDIX hydrolase — MQPQRATYVKKACAYITRNGSELLVFDGPGHDGLQIPKGTVEPGEKPRVAVQREAVEESGLASFERLQHIATDVWTRRESPPKRYVRSFYHLPVHESRDHWVHTVTGTGEERGAEFEFSWVDLPTDATFALDLDDYIHSLTSPAEAATAGDVAAD; from the coding sequence ATGCAACCACAGCGGGCGACGTACGTGAAGAAGGCCTGCGCCTACATCACCAGAAACGGATCGGAACTCCTGGTGTTCGACGGACCGGGCCACGACGGGCTACAGATACCGAAGGGAACCGTCGAACCGGGCGAAAAACCGCGGGTCGCCGTACAACGGGAAGCCGTCGAGGAGAGCGGTCTCGCCTCCTTCGAGCGCCTGCAACACATCGCCACCGACGTCTGGACGCGTCGTGAATCACCCCCGAAGCGGTACGTGCGGTCGTTCTACCACCTTCCCGTCCACGAGTCCCGTGATCACTGGGTGCACACTGTCACCGGCACGGGCGAGGAGCGCGGCGCGGAGTTCGAATTCTCGTGGGTCGATCTCCCGACCGACGCCACCTTCGCGCTCGACCTCGACGACTACATCCACTCACTGACGAGTCCCGCCGAGGCGGCGACAGCCGGCGACGTGGCTGCCGATTAG
- a CDS encoding YegP family protein produces the protein MYRNRIGEPTTDDEAYGYWLFVIGIVLGIVGLLLFYLTASRSTPRQFGYLLGAIGLILLFAGPTIRLPLTRRGLILTYLGAVVGLVAMVWFTTFYPSNWTGPEGNPAVTLYIVGLGLMAVGAVVSPLLTGRKEAYDEAVRTAQEATESAKRSSDEAERASKETEQASQMASEQSQIAEQAARERDTLAEKLATSEAAREEMATVTEATEAELAAAHGTIAAAMDSKATFELFEDSAGKYRWRLRHRNSNIIADSAQGYSSRQKAMQGLRSVQSNAAGGAVVFFEDATEDDTAEDVPVVPAPESDATFESFEDSAGEFRWRLRHDNGNILADSGEGYASKSNVRRALESVRAYVPGAAYLKIDPVAYEVYADAAGEFRWRLLHRNGNILADSGEGYSSRSNARRAARRVGELAPDSEVDDGFEVYQDNAEEWRWRLRAANGELVADSGEGYANRSKAMDAVERVQSYAADADLLEIGSAAFEVYEDRGEEWRWRLRHRNGEIIADSGEGYAERNKAVAAIERIKRHAPGATQEG, from the coding sequence GTGTATCGGAACCGCATCGGCGAGCCGACGACCGACGACGAGGCCTACGGCTACTGGCTGTTCGTCATCGGCATCGTGCTCGGTATCGTCGGCCTCCTTCTGTTTTACCTGACAGCATCGCGGAGTACGCCCCGGCAGTTCGGCTATCTGCTGGGAGCTATCGGGCTCATACTGCTGTTTGCGGGACCGACAATCAGACTGCCGCTGACACGGCGTGGGCTGATACTCACATATCTCGGCGCGGTGGTCGGGCTGGTCGCGATGGTGTGGTTCACCACGTTCTATCCATCGAACTGGACCGGCCCCGAGGGGAACCCGGCGGTGACGCTGTACATCGTCGGCCTCGGACTGATGGCGGTCGGCGCGGTTGTCTCCCCGCTGCTGACCGGGCGGAAGGAAGCATACGACGAGGCCGTGCGGACGGCACAGGAAGCGACGGAGTCCGCCAAACGGTCCTCAGATGAAGCAGAGCGAGCGTCCAAGGAGACCGAGCAGGCCTCTCAGATGGCCAGCGAGCAGTCTCAAATCGCTGAGCAGGCGGCCCGCGAGCGCGACACGCTGGCCGAGAAGTTGGCGACCAGCGAGGCCGCCCGCGAGGAGATGGCGACGGTCACAGAAGCGACCGAGGCGGAACTCGCCGCGGCCCACGGCACCATCGCGGCTGCGATGGACAGCAAGGCGACGTTCGAACTGTTCGAGGACTCGGCGGGCAAGTACCGCTGGCGGCTCCGCCACCGGAACTCCAATATCATCGCCGACAGCGCACAGGGCTATTCGTCGCGCCAGAAGGCGATGCAGGGGCTCCGCAGCGTCCAGTCCAACGCCGCCGGCGGAGCCGTCGTCTTCTTCGAGGACGCGACCGAGGACGACACCGCCGAGGACGTGCCGGTCGTGCCGGCTCCCGAAAGCGACGCGACGTTCGAATCGTTCGAGGATTCGGCCGGGGAGTTCCGCTGGCGCTTGCGCCACGACAACGGCAACATCCTTGCCGACAGCGGCGAGGGGTACGCCTCGAAGTCGAACGTTCGACGGGCGCTGGAGAGCGTCCGCGCGTACGTCCCCGGTGCGGCCTATCTCAAGATCGATCCCGTGGCGTACGAGGTGTACGCCGACGCCGCCGGGGAGTTCCGCTGGCGCTTGCTCCACCGCAACGGCAACATTCTCGCCGACAGCGGCGAGGGGTACAGTTCCCGGTCGAACGCCCGGCGGGCGGCCCGCCGCGTCGGCGAACTCGCGCCCGACTCCGAGGTCGACGACGGCTTCGAGGTGTATCAGGACAACGCCGAGGAGTGGCGCTGGCGGTTGCGTGCGGCCAACGGCGAACTCGTCGCCGACTCCGGCGAGGGGTACGCAAATCGGTCGAAAGCCATGGATGCCGTCGAGCGGGTCCAGTCCTACGCCGCCGACGCCGACCTGCTGGAGATCGGGAGCGCGGCCTTCGAGGTGTACGAGGACAGAGGCGAGGAGTGGCGCTGGCGACTCCGCCACCGCAACGGCGAAATCATCGCTGACTCCGGCGAGGGGTACGCCGAGCGCAACAAAGCCGTCGCTGCCATCGAGCGAATCAAGCGCCACGCCCCCGGTGCAACACAGGAAGGGTAG
- a CDS encoding DUF5787 family protein, protein MREFDFELALCAHLEREGRLVSRQLGGAVHGRRVLDTVVVKPGPEFDERAAITPERLPTAAIESNVGPGRARYWKDAFDCHPDRAERAVELAAERGFFERERRGGRTYVRQTTRYPDWFDGIVAIENKPDLGRPGDLESQLRTDVSLALADRVVLATASYVTGAHLNRIPEEVGVWRFDPDSGTIDVRREATPLPTDDAGVELLEEGPVRTDVRIVDSVEKARARRKLAERAYGKGWRSFDYPTCERCSPDSDGIPYCQWKGRAVRESDDCGPDCGGYEAADPPAVDGDSLRAERTPWRADPDGRRRRQSGLDRFG, encoded by the coding sequence GTGCGGGAGTTCGACTTCGAACTGGCGCTGTGTGCCCACCTCGAACGCGAGGGCCGTCTAGTGAGCCGCCAACTCGGTGGCGCGGTCCACGGCCGGCGCGTCCTCGACACTGTCGTCGTCAAGCCGGGGCCCGAGTTCGATGAGCGGGCGGCCATCACTCCCGAACGGTTGCCGACAGCGGCCATCGAAAGCAACGTCGGGCCGGGCCGGGCGCGGTACTGGAAAGACGCCTTCGACTGCCACCCCGACCGCGCCGAACGGGCCGTCGAACTGGCGGCCGAGCGTGGATTCTTCGAACGCGAGCGCCGCGGCGGCCGGACGTACGTCCGTCAGACGACGCGGTATCCCGACTGGTTCGACGGAATCGTCGCCATCGAAAACAAGCCGGACCTCGGGCGGCCCGGCGACCTGGAATCCCAGTTGCGGACCGACGTGTCGCTCGCGCTCGCCGACCGCGTCGTACTGGCGACGGCCTCTTACGTCACCGGCGCGCACCTCAACCGGATTCCCGAGGAAGTCGGCGTCTGGCGGTTCGACCCCGACAGCGGAACCATAGACGTCCGTCGGGAGGCGACACCACTGCCGACCGACGATGCCGGCGTCGAACTGCTGGAGGAGGGGCCGGTCCGGACGGACGTGCGGATCGTCGATTCCGTTGAAAAGGCCCGCGCGCGTCGAAAACTGGCCGAGCGAGCCTACGGCAAGGGGTGGCGGAGTTTCGACTACCCGACGTGTGAGCGCTGTTCGCCCGACAGCGACGGGATTCCGTACTGTCAGTGGAAAGGGCGCGCTGTCCGCGAAAGCGACGACTGCGGCCCGGACTGCGGTGGGTACGAGGCAGCCGACCCGCCGGCCGTCGACGGCGACTCACTCCGGGCCGAGCGGACGCCGTGGCGGGCAGACCCCGACGGGCGCAGGCGTCGCCAGTCGGGACTGGATCGGTTCGGATAG
- a CDS encoding PaaI family thioesterase: MSLQSIFNDIPFVKQLGMEITAVEDGYAAGELPLEDGHSSNPESIIAHGGVTYSLVDTVGGAAVVSQSGTVSPTVDMRIDYLAPATADLRTEAEVIRSGGSVSVVDAEVYDTDGHHIASARGTYKTDGDRGESPWTEGVDESDVTRLTDD, from the coding sequence ATGAGTCTCCAATCGATCTTCAACGACATCCCGTTTGTCAAGCAGTTAGGGATGGAAATAACTGCCGTCGAGGACGGCTATGCGGCAGGCGAACTCCCGTTGGAGGACGGTCACTCCTCGAACCCCGAATCGATAATCGCACACGGCGGCGTCACGTACTCGCTCGTCGATACCGTCGGCGGGGCGGCCGTCGTCTCGCAATCCGGCACCGTCTCGCCGACGGTCGACATGCGGATCGATTACCTCGCGCCCGCAACCGCCGATTTACGGACGGAGGCAGAAGTTATCCGGAGCGGCGGGAGCGTCTCCGTCGTCGACGCAGAAGTGTACGACACCGATGGCCATCACATCGCGAGCGCTCGCGGCACGTACAAGACGGACGGCGACCGCGGCGAGTCGCCGTGGACAGAAGGCGTCGACGAGTCAGACGTTACACGGCTTACCGACGACTAG